In bacterium, the following are encoded in one genomic region:
- a CDS encoding transposase — protein MTISRYHFFKLNQPHFLTCTVSEWQPIFAYPEYRDIVLNSLSFLTSTRDLTLHAYVIMENHLHIIASGHDIEKQISRFRSYTARSILDLLEASRRSKILDLCKGKGLALRRDRTHALWESGSYPELIRNMTMMEQKINYIHNNPLRRGYVDDPTHWRYSSARSYSGYAGELDVEILGL, from the coding sequence ATGACCATATCACGCTACCATTTTTTCAAACTTAATCAACCACATTTCCTGACATGTACTGTCTCCGAATGGCAACCGATTTTTGCGTATCCTGAATACAGGGATATCGTTCTCAACAGCCTTTCCTTTCTGACCAGCACGCGGGATCTTACCCTCCATGCCTACGTCATCATGGAGAATCACCTGCACATCATTGCCAGCGGACACGATATTGAGAAACAAATCTCACGATTTCGATCCTATACGGCGCGCAGTATACTTGATCTTCTTGAGGCTAGCCGCAGAAGCAAAATACTTGACCTTTGCAAAGGAAAGGGATTAGCACTGCGTCGTGACAGAACGCATGCACTCTGGGAAAGCGGCTCATATCCGGAACTGATTCGCAACATGACAATGATGGAACAGAAAATTAACTACATACACAATAATCCGCTTAGACGCGGTTACGTAGATGATCCCACACATTGGCGATATTCATCTGCCAGAAGCTACTCTGGATATGCAGGGGAATTGGATGTGGAAATTCTGGGCTTGTGA
- the ybaK gene encoding Cys-tRNA(Pro) deacylase: MSTTKTNATRILEARNIPHEQITYDSSDGEIDAISVADKIGAEHEKVFKTLVARGDKTGIVVFCIPGPFELDLKKAASVSGNKKVEMIRAKELLPLTGYIRGGCSPIGMKKQFATWIDETAQLFESIHVSAGAHGAQILIAPGDLAALIEADFADLS, from the coding sequence GTGAGCACGACCAAAACCAACGCCACCCGCATACTCGAAGCACGTAATATTCCTCACGAACAGATCACCTACGACAGTTCGGACGGGGAAATCGATGCGATCTCCGTCGCCGACAAGATCGGTGCGGAGCATGAGAAAGTGTTCAAGACGCTGGTGGCGCGGGGGGATAAGACGGGCATCGTGGTGTTCTGCATCCCGGGTCCATTCGAACTCGACCTGAAGAAAGCCGCTTCCGTCAGCGGCAACAAGAAAGTGGAAATGATACGCGCGAAAGAGCTGCTGCCGCTCACCGGCTACATCCGCGGTGGCTGTTCCCCGATCGGAATGAAAAAGCAATTCGCCACGTGGATCGACGAGACCGCGCAGCTCTTCGAGAGCATCCACGTCAGCGCCGGCGCGCATGGGGCGCAGATCCTCATCGCACCCGGGGACCTGGCAGCACTGATCGAAGCGGACTTCGCGGATCTGAGCTGA
- a CDS encoding DNA repair exonuclease: protein MQFRFLHIADVHLGKHQHESEERYADYFRVLAGVVEYAIGEQVQALLIAGDLFDEQDPSAESIRRAMTALRPLRETGIPVYAIEGNHDRRKRTEPACALDILAGESYLHLLRPDIENGTLTLRDYSEEKGGSLLRPVKDVVIAGLGFLGHHAEEYHRQAAEQLPEDAFPIVLSHVMVQPGEETLEYGCVAYDDIAALQERIGYLALGHRHTRTGIDGEMDGWVYNPGSLEFVNSLDYRLPPELRGFYDVTVADTGEGPGKSDAAMADDISEVRLQRLGYHLRVRHVPTRKRPAHTLRVDISGCDTPARVIDAVRRVAEEEVNASLREQHPILIARLQGTLALSRSRIPRSGIAAMLAEEFSAMHVEVMDRDLLGSSDVGTLLADAGDLELLTDRARAVASTLLRDQGIAVGREDALAAVLIDMKTQLQGGPAKPRPEALKSLQSQLLPFVEYEEEVSTTGADDTGDTADSREREETDEAEGSKE from the coding sequence ATGCAGTTTCGGTTTCTCCATATCGCAGATGTTCATCTCGGCAAGCATCAGCACGAGAGCGAGGAACGCTATGCGGATTATTTCCGCGTGCTCGCAGGCGTTGTTGAATACGCCATCGGTGAGCAGGTGCAGGCGCTGCTGATTGCCGGCGACCTGTTCGATGAGCAGGATCCTTCCGCTGAAAGCATTCGCCGTGCAATGACGGCTCTGCGTCCCCTTCGCGAAACGGGTATTCCCGTCTACGCGATAGAAGGAAATCACGACAGGCGCAAGCGCACGGAGCCCGCATGTGCGCTGGACATTCTCGCCGGGGAATCCTACTTGCACCTGCTGCGTCCCGACATTGAAAATGGGACCCTGACACTTCGCGACTACAGTGAGGAAAAGGGAGGCTCGCTGCTGCGTCCGGTGAAGGATGTGGTGATTGCAGGACTCGGTTTTCTCGGGCACCACGCGGAAGAGTATCACCGGCAGGCGGCGGAGCAGCTTCCTGAGGACGCATTCCCCATCGTGCTATCCCATGTCATGGTACAGCCCGGCGAGGAAACCCTGGAATATGGCTGCGTTGCCTACGACGACATCGCCGCACTGCAGGAGCGCATCGGCTATCTCGCGCTGGGACACCGGCACACACGCACGGGCATCGATGGGGAAATGGATGGCTGGGTGTATAACCCGGGTTCGCTCGAATTCGTGAACAGTCTCGATTATCGTCTGCCGCCGGAACTGCGCGGCTTTTACGATGTGACAGTTGCCGACACAGGGGAAGGCCCGGGCAAAAGTGACGCTGCAATGGCTGATGACATCTCGGAAGTCCGACTGCAGAGGTTGGGATACCACCTTAGGGTGCGGCATGTGCCGACCCGGAAGCGTCCCGCACATACGCTGCGTGTGGACATCAGCGGCTGCGACACGCCCGCAAGAGTTATCGACGCCGTGCGCCGCGTTGCCGAAGAGGAAGTTAATGCTTCCCTTCGTGAGCAACATCCCATTCTCATAGCCCGCCTGCAGGGCACGCTGGCACTTTCGCGTTCGCGTATCCCGCGCAGCGGCATCGCCGCAATGTTGGCGGAGGAGTTCTCTGCGATGCATGTGGAGGTGATGGACCGTGACCTGCTCGGCAGCAGTGATGTGGGCACATTGCTTGCGGATGCCGGGGATCTTGAACTGCTGACCGATCGCGCACGCGCTGTTGCGTCCACGTTGCTCCGCGATCAGGGTATCGCGGTGGGACGCGAGGATGCTCTCGCCGCCGTGCTGATCGACATGAAAACGCAGCTGCAGGGGGGACCCGCGAAGCCGCGTCCCGAGGCGCTGAAATCCCTCCAGTCCCAGCTGCTGCCTTTCGTCGAATATGAGGAGGAGGTTTCCACCACGGGTGCCGACGATACCGGCGATACGGCTGATTCAAGGGAGAGAGAAGAAACGGACGAAGCGGAAGGGAGTAAGGAATGA
- a CDS encoding flavin reductase family protein, with translation MNTPADAYPGSMFSLTNHEIWVLTAHAEGRDAGQVATWIMPATLVPDKPRITAVLSPQNYTHGIITETGRFMLHLLAEDQHALLPHFGLKSGHDTDKFADLDFRRSASGLPILNGCCGWAECRVATSLDIGDRIIYVADILEQEVRPGMTPLRKQQAFAAQPADIRQRLEEKHRLDGERDRKFLTVFGG, from the coding sequence ATGAACACGCCCGCAGACGCATATCCCGGGTCGATGTTCTCTTTGACCAACCATGAAATCTGGGTGCTGACCGCACATGCAGAGGGACGCGATGCGGGACAGGTGGCCACGTGGATCATGCCGGCCACGCTTGTGCCGGACAAACCGCGCATAACTGCCGTCCTTTCCCCGCAGAATTACACGCATGGAATCATCACCGAGACCGGACGCTTCATGCTGCATCTTCTGGCCGAGGATCAGCACGCGCTGCTTCCGCACTTCGGGTTGAAAAGCGGACATGATACCGACAAGTTTGCGGACCTCGACTTCCGGCGCAGTGCAAGCGGTCTGCCCATTCTCAACGGCTGCTGCGGCTGGGCTGAATGCCGCGTTGCCACCTCGCTCGACATCGGTGATCGCATCATCTATGTTGCGGATATCCTCGAGCAGGAAGTGCGTCCGGGCATGACGCCCCTGCGCAAACAGCAGGCGTTCGCCGCACAGCCGGCGGATATCCGCCAACGGCTCGAGGAAAAGCATCGGCTCGATGGTGAGCGTGACAGAAAATTCCTCACGGTATTTGGCGGGTAA
- a CDS encoding endonuclease/exonuclease/phosphatase family protein, which yields MRYAVIVILLFVPSLLTAQTLLVDGQFEDWASFPVLHTDATGDGGTSGVDFRQLQITHDDEFLFLSFETTAEVVLQEDNTLRLYMDTDHDASTGQQVQGLGAELSWNFAGRSGTVRLGSQTRSIAHEDIGLYPAPTYSSTRFEIALRRNARIAGSMLFPSDSIRVALAVVEAGGDRLPDVGGVEYGFDSEKLPAPEELLIGTKAAGALRLLTWNTLQDGLIDDQRKTAFTRVLQAVQPDIMCFQECFDATAGQVLLTVRSVLDPPAMRSWRTLKLDQGNVLITHYDIEDSWILQNNYRESAYLLASPEGKKLLLLNCHFRCCSANEQRQQEADGVIRFLRDAMSPGGEVALDEGTPIVLVGDLNLVGDRRQLETLLTGDIADNARYGEDWKPDWDGGNWTQCISRRPHSRLAHTWDDDGSSYAPSILDYVLYTGSAMHVTADMVISTGDMGATQLQQLGLRPDDTRTASDHLPRYADFVWKDATGVSPTRSAAALRISALWPQPALNTLSLRMEGSTGPRTLRIRDVLGRTMLQRTDVFGTQLSLDISTLLPGSYFLELRDAISSVTRPFMVR from the coding sequence ATGCGCTACGCTGTCATTGTCATCCTTCTTTTCGTTCCATCACTGCTCACAGCGCAGACCCTGCTGGTTGATGGACAGTTTGAGGACTGGGCTTCCTTCCCGGTTCTTCACACGGATGCGACCGGAGATGGCGGGACGTCGGGAGTGGATTTCAGGCAGCTGCAGATTACGCATGATGACGAGTTTCTCTTTCTCAGTTTCGAGACCACGGCTGAAGTTGTTCTGCAGGAAGACAATACACTGCGACTGTATATGGATACCGATCATGATGCGTCCACGGGACAACAGGTGCAGGGACTCGGGGCGGAGCTTAGCTGGAACTTTGCCGGACGCTCGGGTACGGTGCGGCTGGGTTCACAGACGCGTTCGATCGCGCATGAAGATATCGGACTCTATCCTGCTCCCACATACTCATCCACCCGCTTTGAAATTGCCCTGCGACGGAATGCCCGCATCGCGGGCTCAATGCTTTTCCCCTCCGACAGCATACGCGTTGCGCTGGCTGTGGTCGAAGCCGGGGGTGACCGGCTGCCGGATGTGGGTGGCGTGGAATACGGCTTTGACAGCGAAAAGCTCCCCGCACCTGAAGAACTGCTGATCGGAACAAAAGCGGCTGGCGCGCTGCGCCTGCTCACATGGAATACGCTGCAGGATGGTCTCATCGACGATCAGCGGAAAACTGCGTTCACGCGTGTGCTTCAAGCGGTGCAGCCGGATATCATGTGTTTCCAGGAATGCTTCGATGCCACGGCGGGACAGGTGCTGCTCACCGTCCGCTCTGTCCTCGATCCGCCGGCAATGCGCAGCTGGCGCACGTTGAAACTTGACCAGGGCAATGTGCTCATCACGCACTATGATATCGAGGACAGCTGGATTCTGCAGAACAATTATCGCGAATCCGCCTACCTGCTCGCTTCACCCGAAGGGAAGAAGCTGCTGCTCCTCAATTGCCATTTCCGCTGCTGCAGTGCGAACGAGCAGCGGCAGCAGGAGGCCGATGGCGTCATCCGTTTCCTGCGGGATGCCATGTCCCCCGGAGGAGAAGTCGCTCTTGACGAAGGCACACCCATTGTGCTTGTCGGCGATCTGAATCTCGTCGGCGACCGTCGGCAGCTGGAGACGCTGCTGACCGGGGATATCGCAGACAATGCGCGCTACGGGGAGGACTGGAAACCGGATTGGGACGGTGGAAACTGGACGCAGTGCATTTCCCGCAGGCCGCATTCCCGCCTGGCGCATACCTGGGATGATGACGGCAGCAGCTACGCGCCGTCCATTCTCGATTACGTGCTCTACACCGGCAGTGCCATGCATGTGACCGCGGACATGGTCATCAGTACCGGCGACATGGGAGCGACGCAGCTGCAGCAGCTCGGTCTGCGTCCTGACGATACCAGAACAGCATCGGATCATCTGCCGCGCTATGCAGACTTCGTCTGGAAGGATGCGACAGGCGTCTCCCCTACGCGTTCCGCCGCCGCATTGCGCATCTCTGCTCTCTGGCCGCAGCCGGCGTTGAACACACTCTCGCTGCGCATGGAGGGAAGCACCGGTCCGCGAACCCTGCGCATCCGCGATGTGCTGGGACGCACAATGCTTCAGCGCACAGACGTGTTCGGCACACAGCTTTCGCTCGATATTTCGACGCTGCTTCCGGGAAGCTATTTCCTCGAGCTGCGTGATGCCATCAGCAGCGTCACAAGGCCGTTCATGGTTCGATAG
- a CDS encoding carboxypeptidase-like regulatory domain-containing protein, translating into MHQLRSLLILLLAAAFTIPVHAQDAQRPKKLLVQGTVVGYDGKPVPVAHAHFERIPEAGVKFHLYEVRTTAKGSYMMKLPPGKYNVMFTGVNHQRTTPREVLVQDGQQNTLHARLPLSPFVPVADMDSVHLCYDDDWSGRDIDTLMEKTGEGQFSMRVRVRNLMGHFCYHVANTMPDRRVNGTQQDYYDYDGDGDYMSCIGLGSYGTETDTTLTIHFDARLLPYPTPEFPMAYQDSVWGPMLETPRAKLIAELEAIDAEKRSRSFFPLPKKSITELPDSAIYSQHDTVILFRGDSIHLSDTTYVWEIREGMQRLADLEQSFSDKIATASSVDKPGIYLRYLHALRASSIRRLSETGRKLAEEALESIPPDSDLWELSSSYTLSRYILKDSLHYLLRMAREHPSDEIAYNVFENLLSNLRSEIRWKEKNQQSPGALPALRDSIETAAYARIPDDRYHGRLVFAAHGNRAMNAYMIEHLKANLEKETAFLKYLPEDALAGETMPAFQFESLTDEEIPFSSAVLAGSPYILIMWSVESCGLTSLLSIYDDLFRRYHDQGLEIVNIISSKSKAKAEFFLDVLNEYEYAQQWYNCHHSTGSAFPMEKWLVHPLTPMVLLVDELGRIVASGEHISGSAALVTVPKFFEDRSK; encoded by the coding sequence ATGCATCAACTCCGTTCATTACTGATTCTGCTGCTTGCTGCTGCATTCACGATTCCGGTTCATGCGCAGGATGCGCAGCGGCCGAAGAAACTGCTTGTACAGGGTACCGTTGTGGGATATGACGGCAAGCCCGTGCCGGTGGCGCATGCACATTTTGAGCGCATCCCGGAGGCAGGCGTCAAGTTCCATCTTTACGAAGTGCGAACGACGGCGAAGGGAAGCTATATGATGAAGCTGCCGCCCGGGAAGTACAATGTCATGTTCACCGGGGTAAATCATCAGAGGACAACACCTCGTGAGGTGCTTGTACAAGATGGACAGCAGAATACGCTGCATGCGCGACTTCCCCTTTCCCCGTTTGTGCCTGTAGCAGATATGGACTCTGTCCATCTCTGCTACGACGATGATTGGAGCGGCAGGGACATCGATACCCTGATGGAAAAGACAGGAGAGGGACAATTCTCCATGCGCGTTCGCGTGCGAAACCTTATGGGCCATTTTTGCTACCATGTGGCAAACACCATGCCCGACCGGCGTGTAAATGGAACGCAGCAGGATTACTATGATTACGATGGCGATGGCGATTACATGAGCTGCATCGGCCTCGGCTCGTACGGCACCGAAACGGATACCACACTGACCATTCACTTCGATGCCAGGCTTCTTCCCTATCCGACACCGGAATTCCCGATGGCATACCAGGACAGCGTGTGGGGGCCCATGCTTGAAACACCACGCGCAAAACTGATTGCCGAGCTTGAAGCAATTGATGCGGAAAAACGCTCAAGGTCATTTTTTCCATTGCCGAAAAAGTCAATCACTGAACTCCCTGACAGCGCGATATACTCCCAGCATGATACTGTCATTCTGTTTCGGGGCGACTCGATACACCTTTCCGATACCACCTACGTGTGGGAAATTCGTGAGGGGATGCAGCGGCTGGCAGATCTCGAGCAATCCTTCAGTGATAAAATTGCCACCGCATCAAGCGTGGATAAACCCGGGATCTATCTCCGCTACCTCCATGCGCTACGCGCCTCGTCGATTCGCAGACTTTCTGAGACTGGACGCAAGCTCGCGGAGGAAGCTCTGGAAAGCATTCCTCCAGACTCGGACCTATGGGAGCTCAGTTCGTCCTACACCCTGAGCCGCTATATCCTTAAGGACTCTCTGCACTATTTGCTCCGCATGGCTCGAGAGCACCCCAGCGATGAAATCGCCTACAACGTATTCGAGAATTTGCTCAGCAACCTTCGCTCAGAAATTCGATGGAAAGAAAAGAATCAACAGTCACCCGGCGCCTTGCCAGCCCTTCGTGACTCTATAGAAACTGCGGCGTATGCGAGGATTCCTGATGACAGGTATCATGGGAGGCTCGTGTTCGCTGCACATGGGAACAGGGCAATGAACGCGTACATGATAGAACATTTGAAGGCAAACCTTGAGAAGGAAACAGCGTTTCTGAAGTACCTGCCTGAGGACGCACTCGCCGGTGAAACCATGCCGGCCTTTCAGTTTGAGTCCTTAACTGATGAAGAAATTCCTTTTTCAAGTGCAGTACTGGCTGGGAGTCCCTACATCCTCATCATGTGGAGCGTCGAGAGCTGCGGACTCACAAGCTTACTGTCGATATATGACGATCTCTTTCGTCGCTACCATGATCAGGGATTGGAAATCGTAAACATCATAAGCAGCAAGAGCAAAGCAAAGGCAGAGTTTTTCCTCGACGTACTGAATGAATACGAATACGCGCAGCAATGGTATAACTGCCATCACAGTACGGGCTCTGCATTCCCGATGGAGAAGTGGCTGGTACACCCCCTGACGCCTATGGTCCTCCTGGTGGATGAACTGGGTAGAATCGTCGCATCCGGAGAGCATATCAGCGGATCTGCCGCCCTCGTCACCGTCCCGAAATTCTTTGAAGATCGGTCGAAATAG
- a CDS encoding phosphoenolpyruvate carboxykinase (ATP) — MAKDIYNNDVYKKFYEQLVTKLDGPNIREVNLKWLEPRVKEFAQKTQYGSHVWRSVQSSRLAAKTVYLGSELVRLPKLLPYQEKVVKNAPDELEKVLNWMTTLPFIKLTRQMGNNPDYNPVCTLYLSVGDWRNARLAYMWGNLLDEPSGRPGPAVTMIHIPEEHQSRQQILTMPEFNLNICLGSDYLGEDKKGFLRQAMWMADEKGMLGLHAGSKVVVARDAKENTLKRHGVILFGMTATGKSTWSCHQLEMDPKRGEMTYASQDDICFLKDDGSAYGSEHNFYVKTDVRKSDQEAMHYALTHKSALLENIMVDSKGNIDFLDESLCGNGRAVVRMDKLFIERENKLISIAAPSINLPSLEENDYLWFAFITRRNTIMPFAQKLTPEQGVLAYLFGESTLSFAANPEKAGDSVRIVGTDDFIIGSRGRKVNRFYDIIMKLVNKYPGQVQFRLYNTGGMGEIIEETDDHGTMRKRMVRKAERVPLDLMAAIQRGDLRGTNKWEKGILGTESIVEADGKRMEEWDVHHLYSQEQIDYYIKDLIRGRRAFLEEIAKEGLRPELIAAAERSFRAMGDTTRRSAAPTASAPMPSGGPVTASEPRVIVQREEPVKRPRKPGVWRWR, encoded by the coding sequence ATGGCGAAAGACATTTACAACAACGACGTATACAAGAAGTTCTACGAGCAGCTCGTCACGAAGCTTGACGGACCGAACATCCGGGAAGTCAACCTGAAGTGGCTGGAGCCGCGCGTCAAGGAGTTCGCGCAGAAAACCCAGTACGGCTCACATGTCTGGCGTTCGGTGCAGAGTTCGCGTCTCGCCGCAAAAACCGTGTACCTCGGTTCCGAACTCGTGCGCCTTCCCAAACTTCTTCCCTACCAGGAAAAAGTGGTAAAAAACGCGCCGGATGAGCTGGAGAAGGTACTCAACTGGATGACCACGCTGCCGTTTATCAAGCTTACGCGGCAGATGGGAAACAATCCTGACTACAACCCTGTCTGTACGTTGTACCTGAGTGTTGGCGACTGGCGCAATGCGCGTCTCGCTTACATGTGGGGCAACCTGCTCGACGAGCCCAGCGGACGTCCGGGTCCCGCCGTCACCATGATTCACATCCCCGAGGAGCATCAGAGTCGCCAGCAAATCCTCACCATGCCCGAGTTCAATCTCAACATCTGCCTCGGCAGTGACTACCTGGGCGAGGACAAGAAGGGCTTCCTGCGCCAGGCCATGTGGATGGCGGATGAGAAGGGCATGCTCGGACTGCACGCCGGCAGTAAGGTGGTAGTCGCACGCGACGCGAAGGAAAATACCCTGAAGCGTCACGGCGTCATCCTCTTCGGTATGACGGCAACGGGAAAATCCACCTGGAGCTGTCACCAGCTCGAGATGGATCCCAAGCGCGGGGAAATGACATACGCATCGCAGGATGACATCTGTTTCCTCAAGGACGACGGTTCCGCCTACGGGTCGGAGCACAACTTCTATGTGAAAACCGACGTGCGGAAATCCGACCAGGAAGCCATGCATTACGCTCTGACGCACAAGAGCGCGCTGCTGGAAAACATCATGGTCGATTCGAAGGGGAATATCGATTTCCTCGACGAGAGTCTTTGCGGGAACGGCCGTGCCGTGGTGCGCATGGACAAGTTGTTCATCGAGCGCGAGAACAAGCTGATCTCCATCGCGGCGCCCTCGATCAACCTCCCCAGTCTGGAAGAGAATGATTACCTCTGGTTTGCCTTCATCACAAGGCGCAACACCATCATGCCCTTTGCACAGAAGCTCACTCCCGAGCAGGGCGTGCTGGCGTACTTGTTCGGCGAATCCACACTGAGCTTTGCCGCCAACCCGGAAAAGGCCGGTGACTCGGTGCGCATCGTGGGTACTGATGATTTTATCATCGGCAGCCGCGGACGCAAGGTGAACCGCTTCTACGATATCATCATGAAGCTGGTCAACAAATATCCCGGCCAGGTGCAGTTCCGTCTCTACAACACGGGCGGCATGGGCGAGATCATAGAGGAGACCGATGATCACGGTACGATGCGTAAGCGGATGGTTCGCAAGGCTGAGCGTGTGCCTCTCGATCTGATGGCCGCCATTCAGCGTGGTGATCTCCGCGGCACCAACAAATGGGAAAAGGGCATCCTCGGTACCGAGAGCATCGTCGAAGCCGACGGCAAGCGCATGGAGGAATGGGACGTCCATCACCTCTACAGCCAGGAACAGATCGACTATTACATCAAGGATCTGATCCGCGGCCGCCGCGCCTTCCTCGAGGAAATCGCGAAAGAAGGACTCCGTCCCGAGCTCATCGCCGCTGCCGAGCGCAGCTTCCGCGCCATGGGCGACACCACCCGGCGCAGTGCTGCTCCGACCGCATCTGCTCCCATGCCCTCTGGAGGTCCGGTTACGGCTTCCGAACCCCGCGTCATCGTCCAGCGCGAAGAACCGGTCAAGCGTCCCCGCAAACCCGGTGTATGGCGGTGGAGGTAG
- a CDS encoding peptidylprolyl isomerase, with product MATAKSGDTVHVHYTGSLSDGTVFDSSRERDPLSFTIGAGQVIPGFNNAVEGMNVGDTAKVDIPAADAYGDYRDDFVINVKPTDIPKEITPEVGMDLQLHQQDGGAVPVKVTAITEEAITLDANHPLAGKDLTFEIELMEISEGEQA from the coding sequence TTGGCTACTGCAAAGAGCGGCGACACTGTTCATGTTCATTACACCGGTTCCCTGAGTGACGGCACGGTATTTGATTCCTCCCGCGAGCGCGATCCCCTTTCCTTCACTATCGGTGCTGGACAGGTGATTCCCGGCTTCAACAATGCGGTTGAGGGAATGAATGTCGGCGATACCGCGAAAGTGGACATCCCTGCAGCAGATGCATATGGCGACTACCGCGACGACTTTGTGATCAACGTCAAGCCGACGGACATCCCGAAGGAGATCACCCCGGAAGTGGGTATGGATCTGCAGCTGCATCAGCAGGACGGCGGCGCAGTTCCCGTCAAGGTGACCGCGATCACCGAGGAAGCCATCACACTCGATGCAAATCATCCCCTCGCAGGTAAGGACCTGACTTTTGAGATCGAACTCATGGAAATCAGCGAGGGCGAGCAGGCCTGA
- a CDS encoding TlpA family protein disulfide reductase — protein sequence MTGIRHITRILAFLLLLAGTAAAQTSHTADLPDVDAESARAPAPAFVVASLDDSTSYLANESFSGQIVLLDFWATWCPPCVEALPALEKIYKEYHAKGFEILSLSFDSSDERIRRFRTKHFAMPWEHGRLAGGFGDVVSLSFGLQNIPHYVLIDRDGSIITEADELPPEELREILSAALD from the coding sequence ATGACAGGAATCAGGCACATAACGCGCATACTTGCTTTCCTCCTGCTGCTGGCCGGCACTGCCGCCGCGCAGACAAGCCACACCGCGGACCTTCCGGATGTGGATGCGGAAAGTGCGCGCGCCCCGGCACCTGCATTCGTCGTCGCCTCGCTTGATGACAGCACGTCATACCTGGCAAACGAGAGTTTTTCGGGACAAATCGTGCTGCTGGATTTCTGGGCCACCTGGTGTCCCCCCTGTGTCGAAGCCCTGCCCGCGCTTGAGAAGATTTACAAAGAATATCATGCGAAGGGTTTCGAAATACTCAGCCTGTCCTTCGATTCCAGTGACGAACGCATCCGCCGTTTCCGCACGAAGCACTTCGCCATGCCGTGGGAGCACGGACGACTTGCCGGCGGCTTCGGCGACGTCGTTTCCCTCAGCTTCGGTCTCCAGAACATCCCCCACTACGTCCTCATCGACCGTGACGGCAGCATCATCACCGAAGCGGACGAACTCCCGCCCGAAGAGCTGCGGGAGATACTCTCTGCTGCACTCGACTGA
- a CDS encoding fatty acid desaturase — protein MHDSQRAYRWRGVFIAAIILLSWCSAIVYALSADLSSMLWLAFPLVPLITFLYTGLFITAHDAMHGTVAPAHPALNAGIGRLATALYALFSFSMLRRKHAEHHAHPASADDPDFHDGRHPSLLRWYVHFFFTYVTWKQLLGMALLYNALKYLAGVPDLNLLLFWVLPALLSTFQLFYFGTYLPHREGDEPYREPHRARSNAYGVTLSFLTCYHFGYHEEHHIHPGIPWWRLPGYRRQLVQPNY, from the coding sequence ATGCATGACAGTCAACGCGCATATCGCTGGCGCGGCGTCTTCATTGCCGCGATTATCCTGCTCAGCTGGTGCAGCGCAATTGTGTATGCCCTGTCAGCAGACCTCAGCAGCATGCTCTGGCTCGCCTTTCCTCTCGTGCCGCTCATTACGTTTCTGTATACCGGACTATTCATCACCGCCCATGATGCCATGCACGGCACGGTGGCTCCTGCACATCCGGCGCTCAATGCCGGGATCGGACGCCTGGCGACAGCGCTCTACGCACTCTTTTCCTTCTCAATGCTGAGGAGAAAACATGCCGAGCATCATGCCCATCCCGCAAGCGCGGACGATCCGGATTTCCATGACGGACGCCATCCTTCACTCCTTCGCTGGTATGTTCACTTTTTCTTCACCTATGTGACGTGGAAACAGCTGCTCGGTATGGCGCTGCTGTACAACGCCCTCAAGTATCTCGCTGGCGTCCCGGACCTCAATCTGCTGCTGTTCTGGGTCCTCCCAGCCCTTCTGAGCACATTCCAGCTGTTTTACTTCGGTACCTATCTCCCGCACCGGGAAGGCGACGAACCGTACCGCGAACCCCACCGCGCGCGCAGCAATGCCTATGGCGTCACACTTTCCTTCCTCACCTGCTACCATTTCGGGTATCACGAAGAACACCACATCCATCCCGGCATCCCCTGGTGGCGGCTTCCGGGATATCGCAGGCAATTAGTCCAGCCTAACTATTGA